From the genome of Aspergillus oryzae RIB40 DNA, chromosome 4:
GACTAAGTAGACTAAGCAGTCTcttgtatgtacatagtaATCTAGATATCTCCACAACCAGagatagtataatatataatttacgTAGAAGATATGATTATGCAAGATATATGGTATATAAACCAGAAAAGTTTCAATAACTAATCGTTTAGTCAGTATTAAATATCACATTTACAGCTGTAGTTTTAATATTCTTAGTCTGTAGGCTGAGAACACAAGAAAGCAATTGTCGATAATCAATTATAGATTTATATAGCCATTCTTATACTATATCCTaaattttatatatctctctatCTCTGGTTGTGGAGGTTTTGAGTACCAAAATGGCCAATTTATACAGAGCTGCGTAGTCCGCTTGCACACACAGCTCGCTTGCCGATTACGTTAAGTGGCCCGATATTGTAGTGGTACGCTCAAAGGTCCCTAATTGGGGGTGGTCTATATAATTCTTGATATAGAGTTCTGGGCTGAGACAGAAGTAGCAGGTTCCTGATATACTGAGGTTCTTGGCTGCGTGGATCCTGGCCATGTCCCTCAAACAAGGTGCCCTTCGAGGACATTTTCAATCTGAACTTGGTAGAACGGCTGATTCTACTAAGGTGTTTCGCTGGTTAAGATTACTGCCTTTTCCTATAGCGTTAGGTCGAAGGTATTGCAACACCCGGTCTTCAACAGCCGTGTGAACCTTGATATTTCCACATAATCGAAAATAATCGAAAGCTTTCAAGCCCTCCTATataaatttattttttctttctttctttctttctttctttctttctttttctttttctttttctttttctttttctttttttttttttttttttttttttttttttttttttctaaaaaaaaaaaagttggCTCGTTGTCTAGATAGAATCCTCACTTATGTAGGAGCTGCTTACCAGTTCTGACTAGGCTAACTATGCCGATAAGGTCTCAGCAGGAGACAATGAGATGTTTAGTTAGGATATAGCCACACGCTCAGCTGAACTATCTATTTGAAGATTTTCAATATGAAGCACTTGTAACCTGTAGGATGACGTCTTACTATACCTAATTTTGACTAATCCGTAAGCTTGAGCCTTAACTGTCTACCTGAACTGCCTGTTTAGAACTGAGCTTTGCTTCTACTATTGCCACTACGCCAAGGGAGAAAAGTGCTTTTCTAAAGCTCATTTTAAACACATAAAGACATCTATATCTTGTTCTAAAGTAACTTTTCATCTAGACCTCACATCACAGGCGCAACTATCTATCCCAGTAGGTATAACCAAACCGGTCAAACCACTACTGATCCAATCCATTCAACtcaatcaatctcttcacAACCTCAATAACCCGGCCCGTAATATCATCCTTCCCCGCCCTGTCAATAGATAGAGAGGCGGGGTTATCAATCCGCGCTGCAATGATCTCATCTACCATCATACGTAAGCGAGAAACAAGGACACCGATTCTCGCCCACCCACGGAGCCGTAGCCAGCCATCGACGATAAGGCCACGGCCTGTTGTATCGAGATCTATGGATCCGCAGAACAGGAGAAGGGAATAGGCGTTGAACGCTGTGTCCGGTTGATTAGTAACGGTCAAGTCTCGCATGATTTCGCCAAGTATATGGTATAATGGAAGTGAACATAGAGCAGGAATAAATATAGAGAACTTACGAGTTAAATCACGAATGAAGACCTTGCTTGTCGCCATCTTAGTGAAGTAGCTTAGATACGCTGCCGAGCCGGGGTAGCTCTGGGCCGAGAACAGGAGGGAGCTGGGGTGGATGAAAACGCGGCCGTTTTCCTGGTTGAAGTATTTGATTGTCCTAGCGTCTGGGTCGACTTCAACGGTTCCTGTGACGGAGCTCATGAATTTCTTGTCTGGGAAGGAAATCTGCGCGATTTGGGGTTGGAAGGCGCCGGCGATTAGGGCTCGGAGGAGGCTTCGATTGCCTGCGTTGCGGTTCCAGCGCGGGTCGGCCGAGTCCGAAGAGTAGTcaacgaggaggaggccggCGTCTTTGAGGGAGGTGAGGAGTTGGGCTTTATTGGAGGAGATGTCACGGAGGGTTTggtgggagaggaagttTGCGCTGCACCATGATTGTGTTTGCCAGTATCCTTGGGCTTTGACACGCTCTGACCATTGTTGGTAGGCTGTGAGGTCGGTGAGCAAGTCGCCATCTCCGCGGGAGAAGGATGCTTTGGCAGCATTTGCATCCTCGCGCTTGTCGCGGGGTGAGACGAAGGGGCTCTTCACTGTTAGAATTGCGGAGATGGTGATGCAGTGGTCTATGCAGTTGAATATGGAGCCGTAGACCATGAGTTTGGCGCATCGTAAGTCGGCGGGGATCATGGATAAGTATCGCCCAAGGGCTGTCAGTTTGTCATGGTCCAGGGCGCCCACACGGTGAAGGAAGCCCAAGGCTCCTTCAACGGCCACGCTTTCAGGAGGGGTGATGGTATTAGCCAGGAAAGTTGCGACGTCGTTGATGCCCTGCATAGACTTGACGGAGAGGCATAGTTGTTCTAATGGTACCCGGCGGATTTCAGGGTCCGGTCGTGGCGCCATCTTATTCTCTGCTTGCCGAGTGTAGAGCTTGTAGCATGCACCAGCCCTAACACGACCAGCACGTCCTCGTCGTTGCTTACAGGCGGCTTGCGATGCCCATACTTCTTGTAGTCGGACCATGTTATCCTTAGGGTCGTAACTCGTTTCCTTGACGCGGCCAGTATCGATAACCGCGACAACATCTTCAATTGTGATTGACGTCTCAGCCACATTGGTTGCTGCAATaacctttctctttcctttcggGGGACTCAAGAATACACGCCGTTGCTCAGCTGGCAGAAGGGATGCATGCAAAGGAAGTGGATGGACATTGGGAATCCTCTTCACGGCGTTCAGGCACCTTTCAATTTCCAAGGTACcgggcaagaagatgagaatgccTCCCGGTTGATCTCCAAGCTGGGCGTCAACATACCGAACAGTAGACGTGATCAATTCGTAATTGATACCCATGCCCATGTTCCGAAGAATCTTGCCAAGTGACTCTTCTCCCTGAGGAGAAGAATCTTCCTCAAAGTCCCGCTCAGCCAACTCTGGTGAAAATCCTGTGTCACGGATGATGTCGTCCAGGTAAAAGTCAGACACAGGGAAAGTCCGCCCAGGGATGTTCACCAGTCCAACATTCTGGCGACCACCAAAGTAGTTGATGAAGATTTCCGCGTCAAGAGTTGCACTCATTAGTATGACCTTAATATCTTTGCGGTACCGAAGAACATCGCGTAGGAGAGCAAGCAGAAAATCGGTATCAAGACTCCGTTCATGAACTTCATCCACTACGATATGTGTGACATCTGCGAGAGAGCCTGCAACATTGCCATCCGCACCGCTTCCAGACTGTATACGGCGCAGTAAAACACCAGTAGTGACAAAAGTGATCTTTGTCGCCCCAGATTTGACCTTGGAGTCACCTCGGATGACGTATCCAACCTCATCTCCTACAGAGGTGCATCGCTCATCGCTCACACGATCCGCAAGACCTAAAGCAGAGATCCTACGTGGCTGTGTACAGATAATGTTCGCAATGCCTCCGAGATCTCGCCTGATCATATCGTCCAATATGAACTGAACGGACTGGGTACTTTTACCGCTACCTGTCTCACCAGAGATGATGGTAACCTGATGTGAATTCACTGCACGTACGATAGCATCTTGAATGTTCCAAGCAGGAAGTGATTCTCGCTTTCGAGTCATATCCTGTTGAGCTGGCGTGGACTGCCTGGCCTGCCAGGCCTCCCGAACAGATATACTCTGAGGCGAGCCCGGTTGCCAGCTAATCTCCCTACTCTTCTTGCGAGATTGGCGCACAGGAAGTTCTAAGATACTTCCAGTAGTGGATGGCGTTGCGGCGACCGTTGCGATATCTCGCAACTTGCCAGGATTTTGCATAATTTCTGGAAGATGCATCTCTAACCAGTCAAGCACATTGTATACCATTGGCTCTCCCAAAAAGTTTTCCTCTGCATGCTTCACTGCTTGACGAATCGCGCTAAGCCGAATATAAGAAGGGATACCTTTCGCTTGAATCGAAATAATCGGCACTGAGGATGGATAATGATTTGAGGGTCTTTGGAATCGGAATGTAGTTGATTCTGGCAAGTCTGAGGACTCGCTCTTGATCTCACATACTTTGGGCGATACCTTAATATAGCGCTCCCCGAAGATAGCTTCGAGGGTCTCCTGTTCTTCGGCCCAGGAATCATCGCCTTCAGAAGATACAGCGCCTGCAGTAGAACTCGTTCCATACACTAATGTGTGTTGTAGCATTTCAGCAGTTGCAAGTTCATCACCTTGCTTGCTGTCCAGAGCCCGCGAGCAAAGGTCTGCAGAATAGCCGATGGTGGCCAGCCGCTTGATCTTCGCCTCTCTTGCAAGATCATCACTCGCTAGACTCACGCCAGCAGAGTATGACTCTGGTAGACACCAAGATGGAAGATCATCCTCTGGAACATAGATCAGAAGCCATTCGAGCACctcttctctgtctttgCATGCAGAAGTCGCCTCGTCTACATGGCTGCGCCGGAAGCCCAAGCGAGTGAACTCCTCAATGATGGAGTTACGCTCGGATTCCGGGATCTTCACATTATAAGGATTCCAAATCGCATGCTGCTGTAAGAGGGTCTCAATTTCTCTGCGCACTTTACTCCCCAGGTCCACTTTCGGAGCGTTCGACCAGATCCTTTTCCCTCTATTATCACCGCTAGACCCCAAGCCCAACTCAACCGCTGGTTGATCCTTCGCCTTAGCCTGGTTCTTTTCTCGCTCTTTCCGTTTTTTCTCCAAATCGGCCGCGGCACTTTCCCGCTCTTGCTTAGCCAAAAATGGGTCTGCTTCGTACATCCACCCTTTACCTTCTTTGGTGTCGGCAGTCTTAATATCAGCGAAATCCTCTTTCCAAAGCTTCTTATAGGTCGGCGGAAGCATCATGTGAATGTTCCTCATGTTACAGACCCGATACAGAGCATACACAGCAGCAAAGTGACGAGCTTCCAGTGCCGTAGGTTGCGCAGCCAAGTGCTTGTGTGACGGAGGTGGCTTCATAGGGGGAAGGGTAGTTGCTTCGCGAGTCTTAGGGTCGACACGTTTCAAGATAACCGCTGACATATAACCTTCTTGTGTTTTTGTCTAGTGTGCAGTATGAACCATTAGCCAAAAGCTGAGCTAAACTTGCGCCGTGTGGCGACATGTTATTTAAGAACATCCTATCCGTCCATTGCTCACCATTGTATACTCAGGCTTCTCCCACTTCTGCTTCTGACAATGCTCCGAGAGCATATTCACCGGTAGTTTACCGGTCCATGACGCGCCACCGATGACCTGCTTCACAGAAggtttcttctgctcatccGGTGGAGGCTGCgctttctttgctgcttcagcCGCCGTTTTCTCTGCGGCGGCTTTGGCTTGCTTGGTGCCCGGTTTGGGACCTCCTCCACGGGcgtcagctttcttcttaGGGCCCATTCTGCCACGGTTATTTGCTATCTTAAAGGAGACGCCCGTGGAGCAATCGCACCTTTCGATAGAGAAAAGGAGTGGTGTGAATTGCTGTTAAAGCGGAAGTTGGTTGTCCCGCACCAGGGCCGCTTTTTTTGGACCGTAGGGCTGCGGGGAAGTCGCCGCGGATCGCCTTCTGGTTCAGCTTCGCTTCCTCCGCAGTCACTTGCTACTCCGAACACAACCATGACAACCTGACTACATCTGACGGCCAAACGGGCCCTATATCTTAATCGCAATATCTACACCAACTATGGCAGATGACTCACCAAATCTAGAAGACCAAGCTGCGGCAGCTGCGACCGTCGCGGCAGAATCAAAGTCGGGGAAAAGAGACGCCTGTATGTACGCACTCGTCATGCATGCAAAGTCCTTGTCtactaaaagaaaaaggctaATTTCAATAGTCGCTGAGCTCCTCGCCCCTAAACCCAAGCACGCAAAGTACGCAAAAGACGGCCCTTCCAAAGATACGTCAAATAAGAGAGCCATCGGTGGCCCGCGCGACGGCCTAGGCGCCTATATCGCAAAACCGGAATCTTTCCCTTCCAGTATCGTTGTGTATCACAACGATGACTTCGTCGCAATTCACGATCTTTTCCCAAAGTCAACGCTCCATCTACTTCTACTTCCGCGGGATTCGTCCAAAACCCGTCTCCACCCTTTCGAGGCCTTCGAAGATCCAGAGTTCCTGAAaaaagtgaaagaagagacaaagaaacttCGATCTTTAGCCGCGGCTGAGCTTAGACGGAGATATGGGAAAAGCTCCGCTCAGGATAAAGCGAGGCAAGAGGCGCTTAGTGCAGATCCTCCTCCGGATGAACTGCCACAGGGACGAAACTGGGAACAAGAGATCATGTGCGGGATCCATGCGCATCCATCTATGAATCATCTACATATTCATGTTATCTCGGTGGACAGGTACAGCGACCGGCTGAAACACAAAAAGCATTACAATAGTTTTTCCACGCCGTTCTTCGTTCCTATCGATGATTTTCCCCTGGCGCAAAACGATGTCAGGCGACATCCTACTAGCGAGGGCTATTTGCGGCGAGATTACACATGCTGGCGTTGTGGGAGGGACTTTGGAAACAGATTTTCTGAGTTGAAGATACATTTAGAGAAGGAGTTCGACGAGTGGAAGCGCCTGTAAGCggagcttctagaagctaGAATTACTAATTTCAATTGTCGTGAATAAATATACACGCCCCAATCTGCGATGGCAGTGGCTTGCGACCAATCACATTTTCAGCGATCTTTGGTCCCAAGCTTGTTGGTAAACTCTCACAAGAATATTGGTGTAATAACCATACAAGGTCCAAAATAAACGAGGCCCCACTCTTCCCTCTATATTTCCACAAAAGCGCTGCCGCTGACTCCTTTAAGCACGGCTCTTGGATCGGGTGTTACCCTTCACCTTCCGGGCCTCAGGGCGGTTAATGTGGTGGGCGGGAATCCAGTCAGCATTGTAGGTGGTCGCCGATGAGACTGCTGGGCTGCTGGGTTCGACggtctcggccttcttcgcagcACCAGAAGTCTTCTTGGTGTACTCAGCACCCTTTCCGCTCTTGCGCTTCTGAGGGAAGTACGGAGCAACCCAGACAGTGTAGAAGAAGTAGACAACACCGGAGAAGCAggccaggaggaagaaataCAGGAAAAGACTAGAATGAATAGTTAGCGATTGGTTGCGAATGCGTCAAGCAGCCCATCTTACATCTGGGGGTCGAAGAAGCTAGTTTCGGGCTCCACAACACTGACGGTGCCATTGTAGGCGTAGACTGTGTAGAATCTGCCCTCATTGTCGGAGATTATGGAAGCAAGGCTAAGTCTGAGGTCCTGGGGATGCATCTCGGTGGTAATCTGGTAGCTCAGGGTCTCCGTCTCGCCAGCGGGAATTTCCACACTGTATCCAGTTGCAGTCAAGTTCCGCACGATCACGCTGTTCTCCTCATCTAGGGTGGACAAGGTGCCACCGATGAAGTTCACCTTCACGGGGGCAGGCTCATCATTGGTGAAAGCGACAAGCGCCTGGGTTGGGTAACCGTTAACAATCTTGACACCGAAGATCTCGGAAGCAGGGAAAGTAGCCTGCGCCGTCAGAGCGAGCTTGGGAGCCACGGTCTCTTCTGccttttcagcagcatcctATCCATGAAGGTGAATGTGTTAGCGACGCAATTGGTATCAATAGGTGATAGTATTTTGAAACAATGGCAACATACTGCCGCGAGACTGCCACCGATCAAGGCTTGGACAGAGAGCAAAGCCAATGACAGGAAACTGAAACGAGCCATTCTGACCGGTCCGAGGGTCCAatgtggagaagaagagggaaaggagaaagagaaacgTTCcgaaaagaaatgaagacaaagaaaaaagggaagggggggAAGGAAGGCAAAGAGAGTGTGGCAATGGGAGTAGTAGATCGTGGACAAGGACAGAAGTGTTTGCTCCACGTAGGCGTTtagtttgtcttttccttaGTCAGGCAGGTCACGACTTCCCCATACGAAATCGGGCGGTTGGAGCCGCTGACTCAGCCTACCCGCTGCATTCTGACTGGTGGTCCTTTTGCCGCTGCCTCAGTTCCTAAGGTTAGcaacagagaaaaataatCCCCCGAAATTTATGCTGCTGCACTTCCAACTGGACTGTAAAAAGAGATTGAGTCTCTTCCACTTGGTGAATGTAAATTTGGGTTGTGAAGGCAGTGTCGCGCGTAACGATTCACTTTTGCTTACCCCTCCTCTATCTCttataaaaatagaaaacatatattctctctccccttttcctccagCCTCATCGACTTTCCCAATTTCCTCTTCTAAATCCGTCTCCGCAATTAACTTACTTTGACTTTCCCATCTCCACATCCATACCGAGCTATAACCAACAAAACCCATCATGACTGCCCAAGCTTATCTCGAACGATATAAACAGTTGACTTCAATAGAAGACATAAAAAACAATCTGATTGAGGTAGCCTCCCCAATCATGGCGCTTATCCCGGTTCTCTACCTAATCTTtaaccttcttcctcggccacTAGGAACTGCTGCAACGTGTGACggagcttgaggatgcaTATCAACAAGAGCGGTTGGACCATGAACGCGAGACGCGCTTTAATCGGGACATTCAGCTCCATGAAATGGAGTTAATGGATCAGATATCAAGAATTAAGACTATTATGGTGAGGGCTGATAACGATAGCGCGCTCTATCTACCACTGAGCTGACGATAGCGGCGCTTGCACGGTAGGATCGGGAACCCTTCATAGTTGTGCTACTCGATGGTGGTGGAATCATTTTTAAAGACGAATATTTGCAGCAGGGAGAACAAGGTGGGCACGATGCGGCGAAGAAGCTCTATTCGGCCTTACAGGACTACGTCTCCGGCAACTTCCCGACTATCAACTCCCCTAGGGTAATAACAAAGATGTATGTCAACGTGAAGGGATTAAGCGACCTTTGCGTTCGTGGCGGTGTCACGACCGAGCCTTCCTTGATCGAAGATTTTGTCCGGGGCTTCAATGCTAGTTATCCTCTCTTTGATTTGGTCGATATCGGTGCTGGGAAAGAGAGCGCTCATGATAAGATTGGAGGTATGTCAAGTGAGACTTTTGTCTGTTGGGTGGCAGATACTGATCGTTGCTCTCCTCGCTTCTCCAGAAGCTTTCAGACTAAATTTATACAACTGTCATTGCCACCAGATATTCCTGGGCTGCTCGCAGGATGGCGCTTATGCTCAAATTTTGGAAGACACACTGGCCGATAGAGACCTCATAGGCCGAGTTTCTCTGATTGAGGGCCTCCCATTTGCAAGCGACCTGGACTTAATAAAAGCATCGTACAGAGTTACTAAGTTCTCGGATCTTTTCCGAGATACGAAGATATCTGTATGGGCACCTTGGAAGGCTGCGGTGGCCAGCAAACCCCGCGCCCTCCTCACCCCGTCGCCCGTCCAGCATGTAACTCTCTCTCGAACGTCGACCAATACTACGACAACCAGTAACAGCGTACctacatcttcctcgtccacGACTACACCTAACTCCGGGGAGTTTCAAGTTGTGCGATCAAAATCATCTGTCCCACCACCCCCCAAAATCGTGGAACGAAACAAGTACGGCCAGCGTGTAGACCGGCTTGACTTTAAGACCATCCCTCGGGATGAGGTAAACCGCATTAAAAAACTGAAACTGTGCAATTTTTACTATTTGCAAGGCGAATGCCCTAATGACAACTGTCATCACGATCATTCGCGGAAATTGACCAAGACCGAATATCAAGTTCTGACAGCCATCGCCCGTATGACTCCGTGTCGCTATGGGCTGGAGTGCGATGATCctgaatgtatgtatggacaTCGCTGCCCTCAGAGTGAACCCGGTAAGAAAGATTGTTATTGGGGTTCAAGCTGTCGATTCGACATTTCGGCGCACGGAATCGACACTAATATCGTCAAAGTGACTAAAGTCTAGTAGCTTCACGCCTCAATCAAGCTGTAAAACTGAAAATCGCAGCTTGGGCCCACCCGCTTAGCGCCGACAGAGATGCTGTTGGGCAGATATCATCATTAAAactctccttctcatactcGTTATTCCTACGGGGACTTAGGTTTCGGCGTTCTATTCTGATTAGTCTCCCTGCATCTAAGCCTGTTTCTGCTTTATAAAGGATGATTTCGGGGTTGATATGTATACACACACCTTTTCGCCGCTCAAGCTGAGCGGGTTGTATTTACTCGTGAATGAGTTTTACTGCGTCATGCAGTTACACCAGGGAAGATAATGTCATCTTCTGATAGATTTAAGTTGACAGTGAAGCttatcatcaagaaccttcatgatatccaatcTGGAGTCAACGCGGAGGGGTATTAAATTACACAAATGCCGACTCATGAATCAATAGTCGTCTGAAATATACCGAATCGCCTTTCCCAACCGAAGCAGTCCTCGCGGCTGCACCCAGACGTATCGTAAGATATTGCATCCGCATCTGAGAGGTGGGAACACCTGACACCATACTCCTGTATACAACATGTGAATGGCCTTGAGGATGCGCGGTCCAGCTTTAAAGGACCTTGACCACTTTCCTCTGttattgttttcttccgttCTTCGAGATCACCCCAAAGAATGAAAAGCCGCTCCCGTAGAATCGCCAACTGTTCTGGATCTTTGCGCAAGCTGGTTGGCGATAACAAAATCAGCAAAGTGATACTAAgcgaaaagaggaagatgagggaagGAGGGTTAGAGGACTCACTCGGTTGCACTCATTTTCAACAAGAACTCTGCGTTGGCATCAGACACAAAAAGTTTGATCTGTTCTTTTGGCTGCCCAGGCGGAGGGGGTAATGCATCCTCAATGAGGAGACAAAAGCGCCATTCCCATCGAGTgacaccatcgtcttctgcgTCTTGGTATATCCTGCTGCCCGAGTGATTCTCCTTAGGCTGTTGAGGGACTGCAAAATCTTTTATGTTTGGAGGGAAGAAATCGACCACACGAACAGTAGTTTTGTAACACAGATTTTGAAATGGAAGACGATACTCGACACCGTCATGGGACTCAAACTCGTGGAATTCACTTGTAACGATGTCTTCGATCCTCCGTCCACGGACACCTTCATAACTGGCTTTGACTACAATCGTGTCTCGATCAGTTATCTGTCCATCAACCCTTAGTGCGGCAGCCTTACCATGTTCATTAGGCCTGTTGCGTTCTTTCAATTGTCGAGTTGcctcgctttcttctttcatgcCCTCCAGCCTTTTCTTATTGCGGGCTTTTAGGCCCTTTGTTGGCttagcatcttcttcagcctTCCGCTTTCCAGTGTTGATTCCTCTATAGTAATCATTCTTCCGACGtagaagctctttggcaTAATCATTCTTCTCAGGATCCACCAAGTGCACGTTATTGTAACGCGCGCTGTGCATGCTAGCCTCGATCGTTAGATTGTGCCGATTTGCCTTGATATGAACATATTTTAAACTTATAATGTCGTTATCTTTAATATTTTCTCGAGCAAAGCTCGCATGTGGCTCCCATAGTGTTACGGGCAGGGACATTTGGCCGGGTGGACCAGCCCACTTCTTCCTGCTCCGATAGAACGAATCACCGTCATCATCTACAGATGGATGATCCTGCAGCTTCTTATTTGTAGTATAGTCGCTCAAGTACAATAGTGCCTTCTCGCTGTTCTGGGGATACAACTTGATTACTTCACCGATCAGGTCCACAAGCATACCCTCTCGGATATCCTTTATAGCGGTAAGCTTTCTTTGCGTCCGAGCATCCTGTGGCGAGCACGAAACTTGAGTTGTGAAGGACTGGGGAGCTGTAACTTGTAGAGCAGAAGAATTTCGGAACTCTGAGAGCCCAGAGATACTTTCCAGTAGACTCTGGCATCGTCTCTTCTCTG
Proteins encoded in this window:
- a CDS encoding RNA helicase (ATP-dependent RNA helicase A): MGPKKKADARGGGPKPGTKQAKAAAEKTAAEAAKKAQPPPDEQKKPSVKQVIGGASWTGKLPVNMLSEHCQKQKWEKPEYTMTKTQEGYMSAVILKRVDPKTREATTLPPMKPPPSHKHLAAQPTALEARHFAAVYALYRVCNMRNIHMMLPPTYKKLWKEDFADIKTADTKEGKGWMYEADPFLAKQERESAAADLEKKRKEREKNQAKAKDQPAVELGLGSSGDNRGKRIWSNAPKVDLGSKVRREIETLLQQHAIWNPYNVKIPESERNSIIEEFTRLGFRRSHVDEATSACKDREEVLEWLLIYVPEDDLPSWCLPESYSAGVSLASDDLAREAKIKRLATIGYSADLCSRALDSKQGDELATAEMLQHTLVYGTSSTAGAVSSEGDDSWAEEQETLEAIFGERYIKVSPKVCEIKSESSDLPESTTFRFQRPSNHYPSSVPIISIQAKGIPSYIRLSAIRQAVKHAEENFLGEPMVYNVLDWLEMHLPEIMQNPGKLRDIATVAATPSTTGSILELPVRQSRKKSREISWQPGSPQSISVREAWQARQSTPAQQDMTRKRESLPAWNIQDAIVRAVNSHQVTIISGETGSGKSTQSVQFILDDMIRRDLGGIANIICTQPRRISALGLADRVSDERCTSVGDEVGYVIRGDSKVKSGATKITFVTTGVLLRRIQSGSGADGNVAGSLADVTHIVVDEVHERSLDTDFLLALLRDVLRYRKDIKVILMSATLDAEIFINYFGGRQNVGLVNIPGRTFPVSDFYLDDIIRDTGFSPELAERDFEEDSSPQGEESLGKILRNMGMGINYELITSTVRYVDAQLGDQPGGILIFLPGTLEIERCLNAVKRIPNVHPLPLHASLLPAEQRRVFLSPPKGKRKVIAATNVAETSITIEDVVAVIDTGRVKETSYDPKDNMVRLQEVWASQAACKQRRGRAGRVRAGACYKLYTRQAENKMAPRPDPEIRRVPLEQLCLSVKSMQGINDVATFLANTITPPESVAVEGALGFLHRVGALDHDKLTALGRYLSMIPADLRCAKLMVYGSIFNCIDHCITISAILTVKSPFVSPRDKREDANAAKASFSRGDGDLLTDLTAYQQWSERVKAQGYWQTQSWCSANFLSHQTLRDISSNKAQLLTSLKDAGLLLVDYSSDSADPRWNRNAGNRSLLRALIAGAFQPQIAQISFPDKKFMSSVTGTVEVDPDARTIKYFNQENGRVFIHPSSLLFSAQSYPGSAAYLSYFTKMATSKVFIRDLTPFNAYSLLLFCGSIDLDTTGRGLIVDGWLRLRGWARIGVLVSRLRMMVDEIIAARIDNPASLSIDRAGKDDITGRVIEVVKRLIELNGLDQ
- a CDS encoding DNA 5'-adenosine monophosphate hydrolase (predicted hydrolase (HIT family)) → MADDSPNLEDQAAAAATVAAESKSGKRDAFAELLAPKPKHAKYAKDGPSKDTSNKRAIGGPRDGLGAYIAKPESFPSSIVVYHNDDFVAIHDLFPKSTLHLLLLPRDSSKTRLHPFEAFEDPEFLKKVKEETKKLRSLAAAELRRRYGKSSAQDKARQEALSADPPPDELPQGRNWEQEIMCGIHAHPSMNHLHIHVISVDRYSDRLKHKKHYNSFSTPFFVPIDDFPLAQNDVRRHPTSEGYLRRDYTCWRCGRDFGNRFSELKIHLEKEFDEWKRLDLWSQACW
- a CDS encoding putative translocon-associated protein, alpha subunit (predicted protein), which codes for MQRFPVIGFALCPSLDRWQSRGKETVAPKLALTAQATFPASEIFGVKIVNGYPTQALVAFTNDEPAPVKVNFIGGTLSTLDEENSVIVRNLTATGYSVEIPAGETETLSYQITTEMHPQDLRLSLASIISDNEGRFYTVYAYNGTVSVVEPETSFFDPQILFLYFFLLACFSGVVYFFYTVWVAPYFPQKRKSGKGAEYTKKTSGAAKKAETVEPSSPAVSSATTYNADWIPAHHINRPEARKVKGNTRSKSRA
- a CDS encoding CCCH zinc finger protein (predicted protein), which gives rise to MYVNVKGLSDLCVRGGVTTEPSLIEDFVRGFNASYPLFDLVDIGAGKESAHDKIGDTLADRDLIGRVSLIEGLPFASDLDLIKASYRVTKFSDLFRDTKISVWAPWKAAVASKPRALLTPSPVQHVTLSRTSTNTTTTSNSVPTSSSSTTTPNSGEFQVVRSKSSVPPPPKIVERNKYGQRVDRLDFKTIPRDEVNRIKKLKLCNFYYLQGECPNDNCHHDHSRKLTKTEYQVLTAIARMTPCRYGLECDDPECFGVLF
- a CDS encoding telomere-binding alpha subunit central domain protein (predicted protein); translated protein: MANNSSSSTVIDIPAALRSQGNVNVIGVVVDVFQGVFKTANSLCITFTLKSDNLKNGHVWDGLKVKYFKANESQLPPVQEGDVVLLRNIWIRNYNGKPLGIAGDRANVPWAIFRFDPDPLCANAPICGPTPFEPSYSEKRRCQSLLESISGLSEFRNSSALQVTAPQSFTTQVSCSPQDARTQRKLTAIKDIREGMLVDLIGEVIKLYPQNSEKALLYLSDYTTNKKLQDHPSVDDDGDSFYRSRKKWAGPPGQMSLPVTLWEPHASFARENIKDNDIISLKYVHIKANRHNLTIEASMHSARYNNVHLVDPEKNDYAKELLRRKNDYYRGINTGKRKAEEDAKPTKGLKARNKKRLEGMKEESEATRQLKERNRPNEHGKAAALRVDGQITDRDTIVVKASYEGVRGRRIEDIVTSEFHEFESHDGVEYRLPFQNLCYKTTVRVVDFFPPNIKDFAVPQQPKENHSGSRIYQDAEDDGVTRWEWRFCLLIEDALPPPPGQPKEQIKLFVSDANAEFLLKMSATDLRKDPEQLAILRERLFILWGDLEERKKTITEESGQGPLKLDRASSRPFTCCIQEYGVRCSHLSDADAISYDTSGCSREDCFGWERRFGS